GTTCTTAAACCAGAATGGTTTGGTATTACAGACGCCTCTTTACCGGCACGCATATCGTTCCTAATGGTTGGATTATGGTGGCTCGGGTTTTCTATGATTCCTTTTAAATATTTACCCAAAATTGAGGCTACTGGGAATACTACAGGCAAAAGCTTCATACAGAACGTACGGGATGAATTTGGACACGTGATTCAAAAGATCAAAGGTATTCCTGAAATCAAACAGTTTCTGCCGGCATTTTTCTTCTATGCGATTGGGGTGCAGACCTTAATGATTGTCGCTTCTTCCTTCGGTGAGAAAATTTTGCATTTAGGTGCGGAAAGATTGATTGCCACGATTCTTCTTATTCAGCTTGTAGCCATTTTAGGAGCATTCCTAATGTCTTATTTATCTACACTGTTTGGAAATATTAAAGTATTGATAGTGGTAGTAATGATCTGGATCGGAATCTGCATATCAGCTTTTTATTTATCCACTCCGCTTCAATTTTATATTATTGCCGCAATGGTGGGCCTAGTCATGGGGGGAATTCAGTCGCTTTCACGTTCAACCTATTCAAAACTAATTCCACCTAATATCAAAGATACCACCGCTTTCTTCTCTTTTTATGACGTTACAGAAAAGGTAGCCATTGTCATTGGGTTATTTTCATTTGGGCTTATCGAACAAATAACACACAATATACGTTACTCAGCATTGGTTCTTTCTTTATTTTTTGTAATTGGATTGTTACTTTTGGTGCGGATATTAGTATCCAATAAATCTTAATTTTATTGATCAAATTTAATATGAAAGTAGAACTTTTTGTTCCTTGTTTTATAGATCAGCTTTATCCGGAGACAGCGTTTAATACTGTTCGTTTACTGGAAAAAGTTGGCTGTGAGGTTGTATATAATCCCGAGCAGACATGCTGTGGCCAACCGGCATATAATGCTGGGTTTTGGGAAGATGCAAAGCAGGTTGGACGGAAATTTCTAGGAGATTTTTCAGGCGAGC
The genomic region above belongs to Sphingobacterium zeae and contains:
- a CDS encoding MFS transporter; its protein translation is MEAIVKNNKKLIRSWAMFDWANSAYNLVITSTIFPVYYTAITTTKEHGDVVSFFGIEVVNTALSNFSLAFAYLLMSFSLPFISSYADANGKKKQIMKFFTYMGAMACMCLFFFKLDTLEIGMICFVLAAMGYIGGVLFNNSYLPLLATVDQQDKVSAQGFAYGYIGCVTLQILCFIVVLKPEWFGITDASLPARISFLMVGLWWLGFSMIPFKYLPKIEATGNTTGKSFIQNVRDEFGHVIQKIKGIPEIKQFLPAFFFYAIGVQTLMIVASSFGEKILHLGAERLIATILLIQLVAILGAFLMSYLSTLFGNIKVLIVVVMIWIGICISAFYLSTPLQFYIIAAMVGLVMGGIQSLSRSTYSKLIPPNIKDTTAFFSFYDVTEKVAIVIGLFSFGLIEQITHNIRYSALVLSLFFVIGLLLLVRILVSNKS